A genome region from Cannabis sativa cultivar Pink pepper isolate KNU-18-1 unplaced genomic scaffold, ASM2916894v1 Contig7, whole genome shotgun sequence includes the following:
- the LOC115716478 gene encoding uncharacterized protein LOC115716478 isoform X2 translates to MDIGGSSDQVYSDKSSRRTWSKFEEDALLNILEDVLVKGGNRCDNGTVRPGTWKEIEKALNVLIPSSGIRASPHIENKYRMLKKQYSIVFDMLNTSGFSWNDVKKCVQVDSDEAWLTYTQNIKDAKGWRNKPFPMYERLANIFGKDRATGKGAEAPADMVENMNIEAEEETDDSRSVNQNLSSPRGRRKRSRSDDDGMKEIASTFKTMFEHSIEQMRLMVQGTTNDKELAKELKSMGLSVDDQLDALTYMLKKPEYVATFKSIDGEIREAFVTRVLREVRSSR, encoded by the exons ATGGATATTGGAGGTAGTAGTGACCAAGTTTATAGCGATAAAAGTTCTAGGCGTACGTGGAGTAAATTTGAAGAAGATGCATTGCTGAATATTCTTGAAGATGTTCTGGTGAAAGGCGGCAATAGATGTGATAATGGAACTGTTAGACCCGGGACATGGAAGGAGATAGAAAAGGCATTGAATGTCTTGATTCCCAGCAGTGGTATAAGAGCTAGTCCACACATCGAGAACAAATATCGAATGTTGAAGAAGCAATATAGTATAGTCTTCGACATGCTCAACACTAGTGGCTTTTCTTGGAACGATGTAAAAAAATGTGTGCAGGTTGATAGTGATGAGGCTTGGTTGACATATACTCAG AATATTAAGGATGCTAAGGGATGGAGAAACAAACCTTTTCCTATGTATGAGAGACTAGCTAATATTTTTGGAAAAGATAGAGCAACCGGAAAAGGAGCAGAAGCACCAGCAGACATGGTTGAGAATATGAACATAGAAGCTGAAGAAGAGACTGACGATTCTAGGTCAGTAAATCAGAATCTTTCTTCACCTAGAGGTCGAAGAAAGAGATCTAGATCAGATGATGATGGTATGAAGGAGATTGCTTCAACGTTCAAAACAATGTTTGAACATTCAATCGAGCAAATGAGGTTGATGGTGCAAGGGACTACTAATGATAAGGAGTTGGCTAAGGAGTTGAAATCGATGGGACTTTCAGTTGATGATCAACTTGATGCATTGACGTACATGTTGAAGAAGCCAGAATATGTAGCAACCTTCAAGTCAATAGATGGAGAAATTCGAGAGGCTTTTGTGACAAGAGTTCTCAGAGAAGTTAGATCAAGTCGTTGA
- the LOC115716478 gene encoding protein ALP1-like isoform X1: MDMQQKKIMIFLFTWHFQMMSMCMMLQLLLYKMVRNRHRRRMFLDRTFARHETRLKYLDSLIGESDIACVNDLRMNRRTFGVLCELLHTDGRVKRNGSVTIEEQVCMFVHTLAHHVKNRTLNARFKRSGETISRHFNSILHGVLRLQENLLVSQDPVPANCIDSRWRWFENCLGALDGTYIEVRVSEVDKPRYRTRKGKIATNVLGVCSRDMKFIFVLPGWEGSASDSRVLRDAINRQNGLKIPKGYYYLVDGGYTNGEGFLAPYRGVAYHLSEWGRNVPRNHEEYFNMKHASARNVIERCFGLLKIRWSILRSTSFFPITTQCRIITACCILHNLIRREMSLDPAEIELDRQVDTAEDTHQTINEDHEIIDTVEASTQWTEWRNTLAMQMYNEWRLHRGL; encoded by the exons ATGGATATGCAACAAAAGAAGATTATGATATTTCTTTTCACATGGCATTTTCAAATGATGAGCATGTGTATGATGTTGCAATTATTATTGTATAAAATGGTACGCAACCGTCATAGGAGACGTATGTTTCTAGATCGTACTTTTGCTAGACATGAGACTCGGTTAAAATATTTGGATAGTTTGATTGGTGAAAGTGacatagcatgtgtgaatgatCTAAGAATGAATAGGAGAACATTTGGAGTATTATGTGAATTGCTCCATACTGATGGAAGGGTGAAAAGAAATGGTTCGGTCACAATTGAGGAACAAGTGTGTATGTTTGTTCATACACTTGCTCATCATGTAAAAAATCGTACATTAAACGCTAGATTTAAGCGATCGGGAGAAACCATTAGTAgacattttaattcaattttacaTGGGGTTTTAAGGTTACAAGAAAACTTATTAGTTTCTCAAGATCCTGTACCTGCCAATTGCATTGATAGTCGATGGAGATGGTTTGAAAATTGTCTAGGAGCATTAGATGGTACTTACATTGAGGTACGAGTGTCTGAAGTTGACAAACCAAGGTATCGAACAAGAAAAGGCAAGATCGCAACAAATGTATTAGGAGTTTGTTCTCGAGATATGAAGTTTATATTTGTTTTACCGGGTTGGGAGGGCTCAGCATCAGATTCTAGAGTACTTCGTGATGCCATTAATAGGCAAAATGGCTTAAAGATCCCTAAAG GTTATTATTATTTGGTGGATGGTGGATATACTAACGGTGAAGGATTCTTAGCACCTTATAGAGGAGTTGCGTACCATTTATCTGAGTGGGGTAGAAACGTCCCTAGAAATCATGAGGAGTACTTTAATATGAAACATGCATCTGCAAGAAATGTCATTGAGAGATGTTTTGGATTGCTTAAGATTAGATGGTCAATCTTGAGGAGCACGTCATTTTTTCCAATAACAACACAATGCCGAATAATTACAGCGTGTTGTATTTTGCATAATTTGATTCGGCGAGAAATGTCTCTAGATCCAGCAGAAATTGAGCTTGATAGACAAGTGGATACTGCAGAAGATACTCATCAGACAATTAATGAAGATCATGAAATAATTGATACTGTTGAAGCCTCAACTCAATGGACTGAATGGAGAAACACTTTAGCTATGCAAATGTATAATGAATGGAGGCTACATAGAGGACTTTAA